In a genomic window of Mycoplasma iguanae:
- the metK gene encoding methionine adenosyltransferase: MYKTLFTSESVGTGHPDKICDQISDAILDAYLQVDPKSRVACEVLATFKKIVVTGEFRSTIELDLKPIVLRVLNNVGYSEKDFEIEFLLNHQSDDISQGVDKKDGEIGAGDQGIMFGYATNETKEFMPLPITLAHALVKRAEKLRKSGAFKWAKSDMKSQVTFDYSNSQPKIKTILMSIQHDQNFEQTEFFDFIKNEIMIYVAKKYHLNTDFEVLINPTGRFVIGGPVGDVGLTGRKIIVDTYGGFAKHGGGAFSGKDYTKVDRSAAYAARWVAKNLVAAGISDSLEIQLSYAIGIAKPISIAVDTFYTSKYSDDEILKIINQVFDLSPAGIFAALDLQKPIYEKTATFGHFGRKYNAQTGEFSWERLNKVEVIQSLLKTE, encoded by the coding sequence ATGTATAAAACATTATTTACTTCAGAATCAGTCGGAACGGGCCACCCAGATAAAATTTGTGATCAAATTAGCGATGCAATTTTAGATGCTTATTTACAAGTGGATCCTAAATCACGTGTTGCATGCGAAGTTCTAGCAACATTTAAAAAAATTGTTGTTACAGGAGAATTTAGATCAACTATTGAATTAGATTTAAAACCAATAGTTTTAAGAGTTCTAAATAATGTTGGCTATAGTGAAAAAGACTTTGAAATTGAATTTTTATTAAATCATCAGTCTGATGATATTAGTCAAGGTGTTGATAAAAAAGATGGCGAAATTGGGGCAGGAGATCAAGGAATTATGTTTGGTTATGCAACTAACGAAACAAAAGAATTTATGCCTTTACCGATTACATTGGCTCATGCTTTAGTAAAAAGAGCAGAAAAATTAAGAAAATCTGGTGCTTTCAAATGAGCTAAAAGTGATATGAAAAGTCAAGTAACATTTGATTATTCAAATTCTCAACCAAAAATTAAAACTATTTTAATGTCAATTCAACATGATCAAAACTTTGAACAAACAGAATTTTTTGATTTCATCAAAAATGAAATCATGATTTATGTGGCTAAAAAATACCATTTAAATACAGACTTCGAGGTTTTGATTAATCCAACAGGTCGCTTTGTAATTGGTGGACCTGTTGGTGATGTAGGTCTTACAGGAAGAAAAATCATTGTAGACACATATGGTGGTTTTGCTAAACATGGAGGTGGTGCTTTCAGCGGTAAAGACTACACCAAAGTAGATCGTTCTGCTGCTTATGCTGCTCGTTGAGTTGCTAAAAATTTAGTGGCTGCAGGGATTTCTGATAGTTTAGAAATTCAACTTTCTTATGCTATTGGAATTGCTAAACCGATTTCAATTGCTGTTGATACTTTTTATACAAGTAAATATTCAGATGATGAAATATTAAAAATTATCAATCAAGTTTTTGATTTAAGTCCTGCTGGAATTTTTGCAGCTTTAGATCTACAAAAACCAATTTATGAAAAAACAGCCACATTTGGCCACTTCGGTAGAAAATATAATGCTCAAACTGGTGAATTTAGCTGAGAAAGACTAAATAAAGTAGAAGTAATTCAATCACTACTAAAAACTGAATAA
- a CDS encoding nucleotide exchange factor GrpE, protein MEKEIKKENQESQKTCESNAKSCQTQCEKTKNPEECKKSKKVEHKKNKVTAEQKIKDLESLLKKEQEKNMNLLLDNAKLQAEIIKNNEDFTEKAKRLASKAQEELNKLKAENYNKMEAEVAEIKKYSLQKFLENFLIPLNNLNLAIQAGNNQENVAVNNYVRGFEMIVSQMENILESFGLSKIIPQIGDKYDPEIHEIFELVQDSGKETETILKVQSIGYKLHDRVIKPANVLVAK, encoded by the coding sequence ATGGAAAAAGAAATTAAAAAAGAAAACCAAGAATCTCAAAAAACTTGTGAATCAAATGCTAAATCATGTCAAACACAGTGTGAAAAAACAAAAAATCCAGAAGAATGTAAAAAATCTAAAAAAGTTGAGCACAAAAAAAACAAAGTTACTGCTGAGCAAAAAATTAAAGATTTAGAATCTTTATTAAAAAAAGAACAAGAAAAAAACATGAATTTATTACTTGATAATGCAAAATTACAAGCAGAAATCATCAAAAATAATGAAGATTTTACAGAAAAAGCTAAAAGATTAGCTTCTAAAGCACAAGAAGAACTAAATAAATTGAAAGCAGAAAATTATAATAAAATGGAAGCTGAAGTTGCTGAGATAAAAAAATATTCATTACAAAAATTTTTAGAAAATTTCTTAATTCCTTTAAATAATTTAAATCTAGCGATTCAAGCAGGAAATAATCAAGAAAATGTTGCTGTAAATAATTATGTTAGAGGTTTTGAAATGATTGTAAGTCAAATGGAAAATATTTTAGAATCATTTGGTTTATCAAAAATTATTCCACAAATTGGGGATAAATATGATCCTGAAATTCATGAAATTTTTGAATTAGTGCAAGACTCAGGAAAAGAAACAGAAACAATTTTAAAAGTACAATCAATTGGATATAAATTACATGATCGTGTAATTAAACCTGCAAATGTATTGGTGGCTAAATAA
- the hrcA gene encoding heat-inducible transcriptional repressor HrcA, with amino-acid sequence MSKTEDRIYVYLKMIVEAYIKMGEPVGSMTLKEIYQLDISTALIRNIMSQLEKEGYLEKKHTSGGRIPSTKGLEYYAKYLVDDNEKHLLEQIEDVFAKRRISINATIDESVKIISEIAGLTMITSSDNSNELLKSIQLTVLDDFNSIIVLVTSTGRVESKMLKLQNNLLNNDDVRIAIRLFKDRLINVPLIELHEKVQLMAPILASQVKNYESLIQHFVSNIFTFSIEYKNKIYNKNSLILSKDISRERLIELLDLVETNSIWQSIEGKMDEDDTLKIDIQDDKISLISKKLEWNNDSNLKEISFVGTNRLDYSKALTAIKFIEQHFSKKNKGE; translated from the coding sequence ATGTCAAAAACAGAAGATAGAATTTATGTCTATTTAAAAATGATCGTTGAAGCTTATATTAAAATGGGAGAACCTGTTGGCTCAATGACTTTAAAAGAAATATATCAACTAGACATTTCTACAGCCTTAATTAGAAATATTATGTCTCAGTTAGAAAAAGAAGGTTATTTAGAAAAAAAACATACTTCAGGAGGAAGAATTCCATCAACTAAAGGGTTGGAATACTATGCTAAATATTTAGTTGATGATAATGAAAAGCACTTACTAGAACAGATTGAAGATGTTTTTGCAAAAAGACGTATTTCAATTAATGCCACAATTGATGAAAGTGTCAAAATTATTAGTGAGATTGCTGGTTTAACTATGATAACTTCATCTGATAATTCTAATGAATTATTAAAATCTATTCAATTAACAGTTTTAGATGATTTTAATTCCATTATTGTATTGGTTACTTCTACTGGACGTGTAGAATCTAAAATGTTAAAACTGCAAAACAACTTATTAAATAATGATGATGTTAGAATTGCTATCAGACTTTTCAAAGATCGTTTAATTAATGTTCCATTAATAGAATTACATGAAAAAGTGCAATTAATGGCTCCTATTTTAGCAAGTCAAGTAAAAAATTATGAATCATTAATTCAACATTTTGTTTCTAATATTTTTACTTTTTCAATTGAATATAAAAATAAAATTTATAACAAAAATAGTTTAATTTTATCAAAGGATATTTCTAGGGAGCGTTTAATTGAATTATTAGATTTAGTAGAAACTAATTCTATATGACAATCAATTGAAGGAAAAATGGATGAAGATGATACTTTAAAAATTGATATCCAAGATGACAAAATTTCTTTAATTTCTAAAAAATTAGAATGAAATAATGATAGTAATTTAAAAGAAATTTCTTTTGTGGGAACTAACCGCTTAGATTATAGTAAAGCATTAACTGCTATTAAATTTATTGAACAACATTTTAGTAAAAAAAATAAAGGAGAATAA
- a CDS encoding uracil-DNA glycosylase, protein MWHLNSWEEFFKAETSKDYFKKLMSFLDFKLSQNTEIYPSKSDWFKALELCNFQNLKVVIIGQDPYHSPGVADGLAFSTNKKILPPSLKNIFKELKNNYPKTIIKSGNLSHWANQGVLLINRVLTVEKNNPQSHYNQGWEIFTENLLKWIVTKKQKIVFVLLGSKAQTIEQQVDLSKQCIIRAPHPSPLSAYRGFFGSEIFIKINSLLDKKIIW, encoded by the coding sequence ATGTGGCATTTAAATAGTTGAGAAGAATTTTTCAAAGCAGAAACTAGCAAAGATTATTTTAAAAAATTAATGTCTTTTTTAGATTTTAAATTATCACAAAATACAGAAATTTATCCTAGTAAAAGTGATTGATTTAAAGCTTTAGAATTATGTAACTTCCAAAATCTAAAAGTAGTAATAATTGGTCAAGATCCATATCACAGTCCCGGCGTTGCAGATGGCTTAGCTTTTTCTACTAATAAAAAAATTCTTCCCCCTTCTTTAAAAAATATTTTTAAAGAACTGAAAAATAATTACCCCAAAACAATAATTAAAAGCGGAAATTTAAGTCATTGAGCAAATCAAGGAGTTTTGTTAATTAATAGAGTGCTTACTGTGGAAAAAAACAATCCACAATCGCACTATAATCAAGGTTGAGAAATTTTTACAGAAAATTTATTAAAATGAATTGTAACTAAAAAGCAAAAAATTGTTTTTGTGCTTTTAGGATCAAAAGCACAAACTATTGAACAGCAAGTTGATTTATCAAAACAATGTATTATTAGAGCACCTCATCCCAGTCCCTTAAGTGCCTATAGGGGTTTTTTTGGTAGTGAAATTTTTATCAAAATTAACAGCCTATTAGACAAAAAAATAATTTGATAA
- a CDS encoding lipoprotein 17-related variable surface protein: protein MNKKLLVGVAGVSILGVAAIASIIAANSIRNKSLEKQENAKKQGLLESNDLTEFQKVTAASKITFDSRLSVFSPKVAKLVFNLPKEQTGKLLKLYYKRNGIEDDKLKVAVLATTASETAVDVVFLLDDLNVGSEYQYRLEDESGTLLFFSKFITQQNPTIVANGAFRAADLVINNLASYQGESLTLKAVPKSLYDTKGKAAFQESLLIQEVNVRDKETSKNVWFKPAGFNTLKDETEYVIMLFSDRALVEVLTEIATFTTSLNRVEIQNLNPSLKTATLKLANLKPYENQKLKLAYKKVDSTESSFLPVDDQVKFVEVSVPTFAEDKETSVTVSLSDLTAESVYKLQVFDSRDTKNNDPFLTNAIAFRTLAQPKVSEVINGIKNPYTEVRAANIKIENIQELDISALKLKYQLKPTNNAALLDWDSSSELIKEVSLSRAIGENFASAEIKSGLEADKVYVFQLFAGDTATEALLESNNEFTTKKTISAATQKAPIGDTGKTSTTLSFSGLEISDLLAQFYTENGINEIELRYKKKTDDSWDTATKIKSKITKTGHVYSLEDFKLSSLTSDSEYEYDLFVAPYLYSSILDQPASFLTRETVTAEAEVIEPTRMILYTNALKSYVGNTYKIKFKKDSTEVPSLEKTGTVAENGIIFANVTGLETNSTYSYEIEILDSTSSTYTQIAKKDSISTSSITAPQKAKVIESYPTSFKYKFENLGSLKNKDLTIVYRVKDSNDIIFGEDIKFTADSSEKFLNDLAPLTDYEFNFVLKATKSVDATDLYLFSEWVSAKTKDTVTVTISDITQTSIKASYEKLEDYKSANLILKYVEFIPSEDKPTPTSKTWDDLSASAKQSTVVVDNEGKAQPTTVSFLNPNTVIAYQLFNNGIAVSELKTTTTEKQVNVASVTSYITDAYITLNDLNTIKGEGSNKLKLVVAKKTAGQASDPSWGTQSDIITVNFDNDVSSKSILVQGLTANTDYIVQVFKQSDQTYANALITTAIEPTAPLLKRTFKTLETDKKVKVEVTAISPSSARIKISQLEQYAGQKLVFKYRPRYWNEVREHTIDVPKDLDTIKVTTLSGDEKAIYFVIQDLDTQDKNLKEFQEWFYDVWADISGDSTKVLVSEPADTKEGDKENVNVSQNMFKTSLHPKVETAYSTNKTATITISNLVDYKDKKIQLRFAPKPTGSATVNWSAATGITATALEQINVADKNATKIFDIYALNVNSEYIYQFFVEGLNTPLLKENGEIKTKDTLILKNEAVETIAVKLLLSNFATYNNQTLKVEYTNTADSTKKTITLDITDNSFTSEMLLPIIVEGLEANKEYKFNIKLVQKAATGSTAEQLSANLLANDLTVKTLQTVSQPMIYTKDNKQYFMWNLNDATVKSLAGRPLVLKLTKATETNEYEFTLPETDTEYEFSPQWSVTNTDSSEWTVSLESKASVNANKPINLLGTSPVKFKASESMLKPAALKSDKVNEVKDKKASDYVSTEKKSELEGFLEVPTLANYTVSLESASAANDVEGSIVLNYKFTKDSKEFMVKFSVTGFKKEEPAAQPSTSSALVLR, encoded by the coding sequence ATGAATAAAAAATTACTAGTTGGAGTTGCTGGTGTTTCTATTCTAGGAGTTGCTGCAATTGCTTCAATCATTGCTGCAAATTCAATTAGAAATAAATCTTTAGAAAAACAAGAAAATGCTAAAAAACAAGGATTATTAGAATCTAATGACTTAACTGAATTTCAAAAAGTTACTGCAGCTTCTAAAATTACATTTGATTCAAGACTATCTGTATTTTCACCAAAAGTTGCTAAATTAGTTTTCAATCTACCAAAAGAACAAACTGGAAAATTATTAAAACTGTATTACAAAAGAAATGGAATTGAAGATGATAAGTTAAAAGTTGCTGTTTTAGCAACAACTGCTTCTGAAACTGCAGTTGATGTTGTCTTTTTATTAGATGATTTAAATGTTGGATCAGAATACCAATACCGTCTAGAAGATGAAAGTGGTACTTTACTTTTCTTTTCAAAATTTATTACACAACAAAATCCTACTATAGTAGCAAATGGAGCTTTCCGTGCAGCTGATTTAGTAATTAATAATTTAGCTTCATATCAAGGAGAAAGTTTAACATTAAAAGCAGTTCCTAAATCACTGTATGACACAAAAGGAAAAGCTGCATTTCAAGAATCTTTATTAATACAAGAAGTTAATGTTAGAGACAAAGAAACAAGTAAAAATGTTTGATTTAAACCTGCTGGATTTAATACTTTAAAAGATGAAACTGAATATGTAATAATGTTGTTTTCAGATCGTGCTTTAGTAGAAGTTTTAACTGAAATAGCAACATTTACTACATCATTAAACCGTGTAGAAATCCAAAATCTTAATCCATCATTAAAAACAGCTACTTTAAAATTAGCTAACTTAAAACCTTATGAAAATCAAAAACTAAAATTAGCTTATAAAAAAGTTGATTCAACTGAGTCAAGTTTTTTACCAGTTGATGATCAAGTTAAATTTGTAGAAGTTTCAGTTCCAACATTTGCTGAAGATAAAGAAACTAGTGTTACAGTTTCATTATCAGATTTAACTGCTGAGAGTGTATATAAATTACAAGTATTTGACTCAAGAGATACAAAAAATAATGATCCATTTCTAACAAATGCTATTGCTTTTAGAACTTTAGCTCAACCTAAAGTAAGTGAAGTGATAAACGGAATTAAAAATCCATATACAGAAGTTCGTGCTGCTAATATTAAAATTGAAAATATTCAAGAATTAGATATTTCAGCATTAAAATTAAAATATCAACTAAAACCTACTAATAATGCTGCTTTATTAGATTGAGATAGTTCAAGTGAATTAATTAAAGAAGTTAGTTTATCTAGAGCTATAGGAGAAAATTTTGCTTCTGCTGAAATTAAATCAGGTTTAGAAGCAGATAAAGTTTATGTATTTCAATTATTCGCTGGAGATACAGCGACAGAAGCATTATTGGAAAGCAATAATGAATTTACAACTAAAAAAACTATTTCAGCTGCTACTCAGAAAGCCCCAATTGGAGATACTGGTAAAACTTCAACAACTTTAAGTTTTTCAGGTCTAGAAATAAGTGATTTATTAGCTCAATTCTATACAGAAAATGGAATTAATGAAATTGAATTAAGATATAAGAAAAAAACTGATGATTCTTGAGATACAGCCACAAAAATTAAAAGTAAAATTACAAAAACTGGACATGTTTATTCTTTAGAAGATTTCAAATTATCAAGTCTAACTAGTGATTCTGAATATGAATATGATTTATTTGTAGCTCCTTATCTATATTCTTCAATTTTAGATCAACCCGCTTCTTTCTTAACAAGAGAAACAGTTACAGCTGAAGCAGAAGTTATAGAACCTACAAGAATGATTTTATATACAAATGCACTAAAATCATATGTAGGAAATACATACAAAATTAAATTCAAAAAAGATTCTACAGAAGTACCGAGTTTAGAAAAAACTGGAACTGTTGCGGAAAATGGAATTATTTTTGCCAATGTTACAGGTTTAGAAACAAATTCAACTTACTCTTATGAAATTGAAATTTTAGATTCTACATCAAGTACATATACTCAAATTGCTAAAAAAGATAGTATCTCAACTTCAAGTATTACTGCGCCACAAAAAGCTAAAGTTATAGAATCTTATCCAACATCATTTAAATATAAATTTGAAAATTTAGGTAGCTTAAAAAATAAAGATTTAACAATTGTTTACCGGGTAAAAGATAGTAATGACATTATTTTTGGTGAAGATATTAAATTTACTGCAGATAGTAGTGAAAAATTCTTAAATGACTTAGCACCTTTAACTGATTATGAATTTAACTTTGTTTTAAAAGCAACTAAATCAGTGGACGCTACAGACCTTTACTTATTTTCAGAATGAGTAAGTGCAAAAACAAAAGATACTGTGACTGTTACTATCTCAGATATTACTCAAACAAGTATTAAAGCAAGTTATGAAAAATTAGAAGATTATAAATCAGCTAATTTAATTTTGAAATATGTTGAATTTATTCCTTCAGAAGATAAACCTACCCCAACAAGTAAAACATGAGATGATTTAAGCGCAAGCGCTAAACAATCAACTGTTGTCGTTGATAATGAAGGAAAAGCTCAACCTACTACTGTTTCATTTTTAAATCCTAATACAGTTATTGCTTATCAATTATTCAATAATGGTATAGCTGTTTCTGAACTAAAAACCACTACAACAGAAAAACAAGTAAATGTTGCTAGTGTAACAAGTTATATTACAGATGCTTATATTACTTTAAATGACTTAAACACCATCAAGGGTGAAGGTTCAAATAAACTAAAACTTGTTGTTGCTAAAAAAACAGCAGGTCAAGCATCAGATCCAAGTTGAGGAACTCAAAGTGATATTATTACAGTTAACTTTGACAATGATGTATCTTCAAAAAGTATTTTAGTTCAAGGGTTAACTGCCAATACAGATTACATTGTGCAGGTATTTAAACAAAGTGATCAAACTTATGCAAATGCATTAATTACTACTGCAATTGAACCAACTGCACCTTTATTAAAAAGAACATTTAAAACATTAGAAACAGATAAAAAAGTTAAAGTAGAAGTTACTGCAATTTCACCTTCATCTGCAAGAATTAAAATTTCACAATTAGAGCAATATGCCGGACAAAAATTAGTCTTTAAATATCGTCCAAGATACTGAAATGAAGTTCGTGAACACACAATTGATGTACCAAAAGACTTAGATACAATTAAAGTTACTACACTTAGCGGTGATGAAAAGGCAATTTATTTTGTGATTCAAGATTTAGATACTCAAGATAAAAACTTAAAAGAATTCCAAGAATGATTCTACGATGTTTGAGCAGACATCTCAGGAGATAGTACAAAAGTTCTTGTAAGTGAACCTGCTGATACAAAAGAAGGTGACAAAGAAAATGTTAATGTTTCTCAAAACATGTTTAAAACTTCATTACATCCAAAAGTGGAAACAGCTTATAGCACAAATAAAACAGCTACAATTACTATTTCTAATTTAGTTGATTATAAAGACAAAAAAATCCAATTAAGATTTGCTCCAAAACCAACTGGTTCAGCTACAGTTAATTGATCAGCTGCAACAGGAATTACTGCTACTGCATTAGAACAAATTAATGTAGCCGACAAAAATGCAACAAAAATATTTGATATTTATGCCTTAAATGTTAATTCAGAATACATTTACCAATTCTTTGTCGAAGGATTAAATACTCCTTTATTAAAAGAAAATGGTGAAATTAAAACTAAAGATACTTTAATTTTAAAAAATGAAGCTGTTGAAACTATTGCAGTTAAATTACTATTATCTAATTTTGCAACTTATAATAATCAAACTTTAAAAGTAGAATATACAAACACTGCTGATAGTACAAAAAAAACAATTACATTAGATATTACTGACAATTCATTTACATCAGAAATGTTATTACCTATAATTGTCGAAGGTCTAGAAGCTAATAAAGAATATAAATTCAATATTAAATTAGTTCAAAAAGCTGCTACTGGTTCAACAGCAGAACAATTATCAGCTAATTTATTAGCAAATGATTTAACAGTTAAAACATTACAAACAGTTTCACAACCTATGATCTATACAAAAGATAATAAGCAATACTTTATGTGAAATTTAAATGATGCTACAGTGAAATCTTTAGCAGGACGTCCTTTAGTATTAAAACTAACTAAAGCAACAGAAACTAATGAATACGAATTCACACTTCCAGAAACTGATACAGAATACGAATTTAGCCCTCAATGATCAGTTACTAATACTGATAGTTCTGAATGAACAGTTTCATTAGAATCAAAAGCATCAGTTAATGCAAACAAACCAATTAATTTATTAGGAACTAGTCCAGTTAAATTTAAAGCAAGTGAAAGTATGTTAAAACCTGCTGCTTTAAAATCTGATAAAGTAAATGAAGTAAAAGATAAAAAAGCTTCTGATTATGTTTCTACAGAGAAAAAATCAGAACTTGAAGGATTTTTAGAAGTCCCTACATTAGCTAATTACACAGTTAGTTTAGAAAGTGCCTCAGCTGCTAATGATGTCGAAGGAAGTATTGTATTAAATTACAAATTTACAAAAGATAGTAAAGAATTTATGGTGAAATTTTCTGTTACTGGCTTCAAAAAAGAAGAACCCGCTGCGCAACCAAGTACTTCAAGTGCTTTAGTACTTAGATAA
- the argS gene encoding arginine--tRNA ligase, translated as MDLKQQIAESLEEVLKKWNIQKKIIIDEKTNFGDFASSLALTLTKDLNLPPLEIAKKIVEEIDFKKYNIKKIDIVAPGFINFFVNDNLLVDEVNNIIVKDKTFGSANSGLKINIEFVSANPTGFLHVAHARGAVLGSILSNILTFRGNHVIREYYINDAGNQIDRLGISAFVRYQQIWNSDYPMPEDSYQGQDIVWLAQKLKEKWNDQYLNKDYQSVKEIFKSESVKILLTRIKEDLSLLNVTMDKYFSESDIYNSGAIEKTLKKLKGTFKKDGALWLNTMDYGDDKDRVLIKQNGDITYLLPDIAYHNEKFLFNNPDKLIDIWGADHSGYIKRMQIALQQLGYDVENKFKVLVCQTVRLIKDGKEFKMSKRKGNTVFLRELINLVGKNAVRFFTADRSENSGIDFDLNLIAQNNTNNPVYLLQYTHARAVQLLNKSQKTTFKAESFKNEYAIKLINNLKTFPNLLGNIEKTYKTHLLPQYLIKLAKDFNAFYSNSDKIIGSEDEENLLAIVKATQLVLSTGLELMGIDAPERMAAKN; from the coding sequence ATGGATCTAAAGCAGCAAATCGCAGAATCACTAGAAGAAGTTTTGAAGAAATGAAATATTCAAAAGAAAATTATTATTGATGAAAAAACTAACTTTGGTGATTTTGCATCCAGCTTAGCTCTTACTTTGACTAAAGATTTAAATTTACCTCCTTTAGAAATTGCTAAAAAAATCGTTGAAGAAATTGATTTTAAAAAATACAATATTAAAAAAATTGATATTGTAGCACCTGGCTTTATCAATTTTTTTGTAAATGACAATTTATTAGTAGATGAAGTAAATAATATAATTGTAAAAGATAAAACTTTTGGATCAGCAAATAGCGGTTTAAAAATTAATATTGAGTTTGTTTCTGCCAATCCTACAGGATTCCTACACGTCGCACATGCCCGTGGTGCTGTTTTAGGATCAATTCTATCTAATATTTTAACTTTTAGAGGAAATCATGTTATTCGAGAATATTACATTAATGATGCAGGTAATCAAATTGATCGTTTAGGAATTTCTGCATTTGTAAGATATCAACAAATTTGAAATAGTGATTATCCAATGCCAGAAGATAGCTATCAAGGGCAAGATATTGTTTGATTAGCCCAAAAACTAAAAGAAAAATGAAATGATCAATATTTAAATAAAGATTATCAATCTGTAAAAGAAATTTTTAAATCTGAGTCTGTGAAAATTTTACTGACAAGAATTAAAGAAGATCTTAGTCTTTTAAATGTGACAATGGATAAATATTTTTCTGAATCAGATATTTATAATTCAGGAGCAATTGAAAAAACATTAAAAAAACTAAAAGGTACTTTTAAAAAAGATGGAGCATTATGATTAAATACAATGGATTATGGTGATGATAAAGATCGTGTCCTAATTAAACAAAATGGGGATATAACTTATTTATTACCTGATATTGCTTATCATAATGAAAAATTTTTATTCAATAACCCTGATAAACTAATTGATATTTGAGGCGCAGATCATAGTGGTTATATCAAAAGAATGCAAATTGCTTTACAACAACTAGGTTATGATGTTGAAAATAAATTTAAAGTTTTAGTTTGTCAAACAGTACGTTTAATTAAAGATGGTAAAGAATTTAAAATGTCTAAAAGAAAAGGAAATACCGTTTTTTTAAGAGAATTAATTAATTTAGTAGGGAAAAATGCTGTTAGATTTTTCACAGCAGATCGTTCTGAAAATTCAGGGATTGATTTTGATTTAAATTTAATTGCTCAAAATAATACAAATAATCCTGTATATTTATTGCAATATACACATGCCAGAGCAGTACAATTATTAAATAAATCTCAAAAAACTACATTTAAAGCAGAAAGCTTTAAAAATGAATATGCAATTAAATTAATTAATAATTTAAAAACTTTTCCTAATTTATTAGGCAACATTGAAAAAACTTATAAAACTCATTTATTACCACAGTATTTAATTAAATTAGCTAAAGATTTTAATGCATTTTATTCTAATTCAGACAAAATCATCGGCAGTGAAGATGAAGAAAATTTGTTAGCTATAGTAAAAGCTACACAACTCGTTTTATCTACAGGGCTAGAACTAATGGGAATAGATGCTCCCGAAAGAATGGCAGCTAAAAATTAA
- the whiA gene encoding DNA-binding protein WhiA, with the protein MKSKKDNNVSFSHQIKLELLKNKMDPSEIIELLKGVIFANSHFQEEENIIFRINDFEVSQHLRFLLNKLKIKSFLIPKHKNWIMINKDQKLLEKVILEPMYFFAGVFIGSGSIASLNTSSYHLQIETWYKNIHDLMQQKLKKHFNFLTIKRNQKYTLYLKKSESIGDFLNSIGASKAFFSFIDEKIMRDINNNYNRQSSLDVYNQKRLVDSTSYHLENFDLIKKYRLEYLFSEMELDFFKLKKENPYSSLSELVVLLEKKKGVKKTKSALNHWLRKLKKHTENLI; encoded by the coding sequence ATGAAATCAAAAAAAGATAATAATGTATCTTTCTCACATCAAATCAAACTGGAATTATTAAAAAATAAAATGGATCCATCTGAAATAATTGAATTATTAAAAGGTGTTATTTTTGCAAATTCCCATTTTCAAGAAGAAGAAAACATTATTTTTAGAATTAATGATTTTGAAGTTTCTCAACATTTACGTTTTTTATTAAATAAATTAAAAATAAAATCATTTTTAATACCAAAACATAAAAATTGAATCATGATTAATAAAGATCAAAAACTTTTAGAAAAAGTTATTTTAGAACCTATGTATTTTTTTGCTGGTGTTTTTATAGGTTCAGGTTCTATTGCTTCTTTGAACACAAGTTCATATCATTTACAAATTGAAACATGATATAAAAATATTCATGATTTAATGCAACAAAAATTAAAAAAACATTTTAATTTTTTAACAATCAAAAGAAATCAAAAATACACATTGTATTTAAAAAAATCAGAAAGCATTGGTGATTTTTTAAATTCTATCGGAGCATCAAAAGCATTTTTTAGTTTTATAGATGAAAAAATAATGCGTGATATTAACAATAATTATAATCGTCAATCTTCTTTAGATGTTTATAATCAAAAAAGATTAGTAGATTCAACAAGCTATCATTTAGAAAATTTTGATTTAATAAAAAAGTATCGTTTAGAATATTTATTTAGTGAAATGGAATTAGATTTTTTTAAACTTAAAAAAGAAAATCCTTATTCATCTTTATCAGAATTAGTTGTTTTATTAGAGAAAAAAAAGGGTGTTAAAAAAACTAAGTCAGCATTAAATCACTGACTTAGAAAACTAAAAAAACATACTGAAAATTTAATCTAA